From a single Nostoc sp. MS1 genomic region:
- a CDS encoding translocation/assembly module TamB domain-containing protein: protein MTRSPNNRRLSLQLLRQTSLVVGFVALSGITIGTLWVRNYVYNDLVPLVETNLEQLLGRSIKLGQVERFSLSSLRFSSLSIPATPTDPDRVAAQAVDVRFSPLQVLFTRTLVLNVTLVKPNVFIQQDQDGRWVTAQVKTGEGKGPIQTQLQSLELVDGNVELLPATAPTRPRGSVVLTQVGGIARFSPDNQRIGYQINGQLTRGGAVKISGETQPKAQLTNLQLAAQSVQVSEVSRLANLPIVLQAGRVDADLAVQIPPKQSDISITGTATPTQVTAKVQNLPQPFSNANGRLTFQGQTITVENLSANFGQVPLLANGTVNLQTGYNLVAQVKSVNAKQLLDTFKVKSPVAAAGEVTAAIKVQGALQQPVLSGTASNIKPIQVDRVLFTGVKTDFRLSVADKVTQIAIPNLTLVPAAGGQIIGSGQGQLGGNVNFNIEAGGISGDILARTYGINPPTNIGNVSAKAAITGSLGKQPLALNVASVQVQPPAGGQIVGRGQVQLAPQGNVSFNIQAQNLPGDAIAKTNNNNIKVGNVSANARVSGTLGNLRAVAQVQAPTATYPTTGEIVVAQQGNLLLPSAVLNVAGGTVKASGRVIQQRWQAAVNASQIQLNRFAQIPPQFQGVLSNATFNLSGSTASFQPSTIQASGRANLNVAGGRVNLRDVNLNNGRWQAVANASQIQFNRLAQVPPQFQGVLNNATFNLSGNTASFQPSTIQASGRASLNVAGGTVNVRDVNLNNGRWQAVANASQIQLNRLSPQLRGRLNSNVQLAGTTASFQLADIRAAGEINASQGIAQLAQPINAQFQWNGQQIIVQRATTPGLSANGAIAVQLPESGTPQIAGLNLNVQAQNFDLSKTGFQTPGDIAVAGLLDFNGRVTGTLNTPQATGNIRLRNFNVGNLAFDPVLTGNVNLQGGQGGSLRLAGTQDKIALNLNANYRPTSFLVQRGGAVTTGRTEGDNLIINAQQFPIALASAFLPNNQLRPLGGTLSGNLTVNLNNYALAGDVAIANPRIARASADEFRGNINYAGGTASLSNGLLRVGDSNIAVSGSLQAGNDPKFQVQANLNQTRVENLLQAFNIFDFRDFGGGLEAPTLAGAEALNTTPVRLPNADLQTQLDYFRQIQTKVAQQQQQDRQQQPPLPSLKELTGALSGDITASGSLRTGLNVGFNFQGANWQWGDYSISQLVADGNFADGVLTLSPLRVGINGGLVAFAGKLNPEQLSGQLSVNSLPLSLLDPFIARYPIDITGQVNAIANLAGSLKNPTATGQVTLANATLNKQPVQTGQANFDYNNARLNFDSTLLLTGTQPIAINGSVPAALPFTTQPTNNNINVNANVSNEGLSLLNLLTNNQVAWVNGQGQVNVNVQGTFNQPIINGNATINNATISAQALTNPLTNVTGTLQFNGDTLNVQGIQATYNQGLVTASGSLPIFTAGDVNNPLTVAIQDKLNLQVAGLYTGDVSGNAVIRGTALKPRIGGEITVSNGQVTIGNTSNNKSQTATTTNNPTTIQLDRNQPAATATQQQATTATNPTTIELNGNQSATQVTQPATTRPNLPIEFADLRLNLGNGVRVTSQPLLSFVPGGAEFIQPLLRFDAKGDLTINGTLAQPRPQGVIRLTGGRISLFTTEFTLERGYEQTATFTPSQGLDPTLDVRLVAIVPEASNTSDRILESPSSAEISDASPTTFGTLRTVRVRAIATGPASQLANNLELTSEPSRSRGEIVALLGGSILNNFAQGDAGQGLTSFASSTILGSLQGTITAIGQSIGFSEFRIFPTPRTSRESTRASVLDLSAEGVFDINRNFSLSLSSPLSTTTSLRYNVLYRLNDDVLVRGSTNLGDDSQLFVEYETRF from the coding sequence ATGACGCGCTCTCCCAATAACCGCCGTTTATCTCTACAACTTCTTAGACAAACTAGTCTGGTTGTAGGATTTGTAGCATTGTCAGGAATTACTATCGGTACTTTGTGGGTAAGAAACTATGTATATAACGATTTAGTTCCCTTAGTCGAGACTAACTTAGAGCAATTGCTGGGACGCTCTATCAAATTGGGGCAAGTTGAACGTTTTAGCTTATCTAGTCTGAGATTTAGTTCGCTATCGATACCAGCAACCCCCACAGACCCTGATAGAGTGGCTGCACAAGCTGTAGATGTGCGGTTTTCGCCCTTACAAGTTCTCTTTACCCGGACGTTAGTATTAAACGTCACTTTAGTCAAACCCAATGTTTTTATTCAACAGGATCAAGATGGTCGTTGGGTAACGGCGCAAGTCAAGACTGGCGAGGGCAAAGGCCCAATTCAAACGCAGTTACAGTCACTAGAGCTTGTTGATGGAAATGTTGAGTTATTACCAGCCACAGCACCAACCAGACCGAGAGGTTCTGTAGTATTAACACAAGTTGGTGGTATTGCCAGATTTTCACCTGATAATCAGAGGATAGGTTATCAAATCAATGGGCAACTCACCAGAGGGGGAGCAGTTAAAATCTCTGGTGAAACACAACCAAAAGCACAACTAACAAATCTTCAACTAGCAGCACAAAGTGTCCAAGTCTCTGAGGTCAGCCGTTTAGCTAACTTACCAATTGTCTTGCAAGCTGGACGGGTTGATGCTGACTTGGCGGTGCAAATTCCTCCCAAACAGTCGGACATATCAATTACGGGAACGGCTACGCCAACTCAAGTGACGGCGAAAGTGCAGAACTTGCCGCAACCGTTTTCTAACGCCAATGGTAGATTAACGTTTCAAGGACAGACAATTACTGTAGAGAATCTCAGTGCTAACTTTGGCCAAGTTCCCTTGTTGGCGAATGGCACTGTTAATCTGCAAACAGGTTATAATCTTGTGGCTCAGGTGAAGTCAGTTAATGCCAAACAACTCTTAGACACTTTTAAGGTAAAATCGCCAGTCGCCGCAGCCGGAGAAGTTACAGCCGCTATCAAAGTCCAAGGTGCATTACAGCAGCCAGTCCTGAGTGGGACAGCTAGTAATATCAAACCTATCCAAGTTGACCGTGTTTTATTTACAGGTGTAAAAACTGACTTTCGCTTGAGTGTAGCAGATAAGGTTACTCAAATTGCCATACCTAATTTAACATTGGTTCCCGCCGCAGGTGGTCAAATTATCGGCAGTGGTCAAGGTCAACTAGGGGGTAATGTCAACTTTAATATTGAAGCTGGTGGTATTTCAGGGGATATACTGGCACGGACTTATGGTATAAATCCACCTACAAATATTGGCAATGTCTCAGCTAAAGCAGCAATTACTGGTTCTTTAGGAAAACAGCCTCTAGCATTAAATGTTGCTAGTGTGCAAGTGCAACCTCCAGCCGGGGGGCAAATTGTCGGGCGTGGTCAAGTCCAATTGGCTCCTCAAGGTAACGTTTCATTTAACATTCAAGCGCAAAATTTACCAGGGGATGCAATAGCTAAAACAAACAACAACAATATTAAAGTTGGTAATGTTTCCGCCAATGCCAGAGTATCCGGCACTTTGGGCAATTTACGAGCGGTGGCACAGGTGCAAGCACCAACGGCTACCTATCCCACGACAGGGGAAATTGTTGTTGCACAACAAGGAAATCTTCTCTTACCGAGTGCAGTCTTGAATGTGGCTGGTGGTACTGTTAAGGCGAGTGGTCGGGTTATTCAACAACGCTGGCAAGCGGCTGTCAATGCCTCGCAAATTCAACTCAACCGTTTTGCCCAGATACCACCGCAGTTTCAGGGAGTGTTGAGCAATGCCACGTTCAATTTATCAGGCAGCACGGCTTCTTTCCAACCCTCAACTATCCAAGCAAGCGGACGGGCGAACCTAAATGTGGCAGGCGGTAGAGTTAACCTCAGAGATGTCAACCTCAACAATGGAAGATGGCAGGCTGTAGCTAACGCTTCGCAAATTCAATTCAACCGTTTGGCACAAGTACCGCCCCAGTTCCAAGGGGTATTAAATAATGCCACCTTCAATTTATCAGGCAACACGGCTTCTTTCCAACCTTCAACTATCCAAGCAAGCGGACGGGCAAGCCTGAATGTAGCAGGTGGTACAGTTAATGTTAGAGATGTCAACCTCAACAATGGGCGTTGGCAAGCTGTAGCTAACGCTTCGCAAATTCAACTCAACCGCCTCTCACCCCAACTACGCGGACGACTCAATAGTAATGTTCAGTTGGCAGGAACTACAGCATCGTTCCAACTTGCAGATATTCGCGCTGCTGGAGAAATTAATGCTTCTCAAGGAATTGCACAGTTAGCCCAACCAATTAACGCTCAGTTTCAGTGGAATGGGCAGCAAATTATAGTGCAACGCGCGACAACCCCAGGACTGAGTGCGAATGGTGCGATCGCAGTACAATTACCAGAATCAGGTACACCCCAAATCGCTGGCTTGAATTTGAATGTCCAAGCCCAGAATTTTGACCTCAGCAAGACTGGTTTTCAAACCCCTGGCGATATAGCAGTTGCTGGGTTACTCGATTTTAATGGCCGAGTTACAGGCACTCTCAATACTCCCCAAGCTACTGGTAATATCCGCCTACGCAATTTTAATGTTGGTAACTTGGCATTTGACCCAGTTTTAACTGGTAACGTCAATTTACAAGGCGGACAAGGGGGAAGCCTACGACTCGCAGGCACACAAGATAAGATAGCTCTGAACTTAAATGCTAATTATCGTCCCACTTCGTTTTTAGTGCAACGCGGTGGCGCTGTCACCACAGGCAGAACCGAAGGAGACAATTTAATTATCAACGCCCAACAGTTCCCCATAGCTCTGGCGAGTGCTTTTTTACCTAATAATCAACTCAGACCGTTAGGTGGGACATTATCAGGGAATTTAACTGTCAATCTCAATAATTATGCCTTAGCTGGTGATGTAGCGATCGCTAATCCCCGCATAGCTAGAGCCTCAGCCGATGAGTTTCGTGGTAATATAAACTACGCGGGTGGTACTGCTAGTTTAAGTAATGGATTACTACGTGTAGGTGATAGTAACATTGCTGTCAGTGGTAGTTTGCAAGCAGGCAATGACCCCAAATTTCAAGTCCAAGCCAACCTCAATCAAACGCGGGTAGAAAATTTATTACAAGCATTCAATATTTTTGACTTCCGAGATTTTGGCGGTGGCTTAGAAGCACCCACCCTTGCGGGAGCGGAAGCACTCAACACTACACCCGTGCGTTTACCCAATGCAGATTTACAAACCCAGTTGGACTATTTCCGCCAAATTCAGACAAAAGTAGCACAACAACAGCAACAAGATAGACAACAACAGCCACCTTTACCCAGCCTCAAAGAATTAACAGGTGCATTGAGTGGGGATATAACCGCCAGTGGTTCCTTACGGACTGGGTTGAATGTCGGCTTTAACTTTCAGGGTGCTAACTGGCAATGGGGTGATTACTCAATCAGTCAACTCGTTGCTGATGGCAATTTTGCGGATGGTGTTCTTACCCTATCACCTTTACGTGTAGGTATAAATGGGGGATTAGTAGCTTTTGCCGGAAAGTTAAATCCTGAGCAGTTATCAGGACAGTTGAGTGTCAACAGTTTACCGCTATCACTGTTAGATCCGTTTATTGCTCGATATCCTATAGATATTACCGGACAAGTAAATGCGATCGCTAACTTAGCAGGTAGTTTAAAAAATCCTACAGCTACAGGGCAAGTAACTTTAGCCAACGCCACCTTAAACAAACAACCTGTGCAAACAGGTCAAGCCAACTTTGACTATAATAATGCCCGTCTCAACTTTGACAGTACCTTACTCCTGACAGGTACACAACCCATTGCTATTAACGGTAGTGTACCTGCCGCCTTACCTTTTACTACTCAGCCAACAAATAACAATATTAATGTTAACGCCAATGTCAGCAATGAAGGTTTATCACTGTTGAACCTGTTAACCAATAATCAAGTTGCTTGGGTGAATGGACAAGGACAAGTCAACGTCAATGTCCAAGGTACTTTCAACCAGCCAATCATTAATGGTAATGCCACAATTAACAATGCAACTATTAGCGCCCAAGCCTTAACCAATCCCCTCACCAACGTCACAGGCACACTACAATTTAATGGCGATACCCTGAATGTCCAAGGAATTCAAGCTACGTATAATCAGGGGTTAGTAACTGCGTCAGGAAGCCTACCAATTTTCACGGCTGGGGACGTAAATAATCCCCTAACAGTAGCCATACAAGATAAACTAAATCTTCAAGTTGCAGGTTTATATACAGGAGATGTCAGTGGTAATGCGGTGATTCGGGGAACAGCCCTAAAACCTAGAATTGGTGGTGAGATTACAGTCAGTAACGGTCAAGTTACTATCGGTAACACAAGTAATAATAAGTCACAAACAGCAACTACAACAAATAATCCCACAACTATTCAATTAGACCGAAATCAGCCAGCAGCAACAGCTACTCAACAACAAGCAACAACAGCAACGAATCCTACAACTATTGAATTAAATGGAAATCAATCAGCAACACAAGTTACTCAACCAGCAACAACTAGACCTAATTTACCGATAGAGTTTGCAGATTTACGTTTAAATCTGGGTAATGGCGTGCGTGTTACCAGTCAGCCGCTACTAAGTTTTGTACCAGGGGGAGCAGAGTTTATTCAGCCGCTACTGAGGTTTGACGCTAAAGGTGACTTGACTATTAACGGTACTTTAGCTCAACCTCGTCCTCAAGGAGTCATTCGTTTGACAGGGGGACGAATTAGCTTATTTACCACTGAGTTTACCTTGGAGCGGGGCTATGAACAAACTGCAACATTTACACCAAGTCAAGGACTTGACCCTACTTTAGATGTGCGGCTAGTGGCAATTGTACCAGAGGCATCGAATACAAGCGATCGCATTTTAGAATCGCCTTCATCTGCGGAAATCAGTGATGCTTCTCCTACCACCTTCGGTACATTACGTACAGTCCGCGTCCGAGCTATAGCAACAGGGCCAGCTAGTCAATTAGCCAATAATCTAGAACTAACAAGTGAACCCAGTCGTAGTCGAGGCGAAATTGTTGCTTTGTTAGGTGGTTCAATTTTAAATAACTTTGCTCAAGGAGACGCTGGACAAGGATTGACCAGTTTTGCCAGTTCTACTATTTTAGGCAGTTTGCAAGGCACAATTACAGCGATCGGTCAATCTATCGGTTTTAGTGAATTTCGTATCTTTCCCACTCCTAGAACTAGTCGAGAATCAACTAGAGCTTCAGTGCTGGATTTGTCAGCAGAGGGTGTATTTGATATCAATCGCAATTTCTCTCTTTCTTTATCAAGTCCTCTGTCTACCACTACCTCTCTGCGTTACAACGTACTCTACCGTCTCAATGATGATGTTCTTGTACGTGGCTCAACCAATCTAGGGGATGATAGTCAATTATTTGTAGAATATGAAACCCGTTTTTAA
- a CDS encoding class I SAM-dependent methyltransferase, producing MEKFTINEKPNINVASAWEKYWHKTLVNSTPILWDANVERAAAIDLPRFQYLINSQLPLIDFACGNGTQTKFLAQFFPQVLGVDVSKSALEIAFLENNAANITYHLLDGLETQQAEQLHAQIGDANIYMRTGFHHIPTEKRELLAQSLRILLGQQGVMYLIELGAGCIDFFNSLVEMYGNLPYELSLVTEHGILPGIVTSEDIKCYFPDFKILGQGQDLFQSVHKLPDGRYVTPPAFWAVIKHT from the coding sequence ATGGAAAAATTTACCATTAATGAGAAACCTAACATTAATGTTGCATCTGCCTGGGAAAAATATTGGCATAAAACTTTAGTTAACTCAACACCAATTTTGTGGGATGCTAACGTAGAAAGAGCCGCAGCGATTGATTTACCTCGCTTTCAATACTTAATTAATTCTCAATTACCACTGATTGATTTTGCTTGTGGTAATGGAACACAAACTAAGTTTCTTGCTCAATTTTTCCCACAGGTTCTTGGAGTTGATGTTTCTAAGAGTGCTTTAGAAATAGCTTTTCTTGAAAATAACGCGGCAAATATTACATATCACCTTCTTGATGGTTTAGAAACCCAACAAGCAGAACAACTTCATGCTCAAATTGGTGATGCCAATATTTATATGCGAACTGGATTTCATCACATTCCTACAGAAAAAAGGGAACTACTTGCTCAATCATTACGCATACTACTTGGTCAACAAGGGGTAATGTATTTGATTGAGTTGGGTGCTGGCTGTATTGACTTCTTCAATTCATTAGTAGAAATGTACGGAAATCTACCATACGAACTTTCATTAGTTACGGAACATGGTATATTACCAGGAATTGTCACATCAGAGGATATTAAATGTTATTTTCCTGATTTTAAAATTTTAGGCCAGGGTCAAGACTTATTCCAAAGTGTTCATAAGCTACCTGATGGTCGATATGTGACACCTCCTGCATTCTGGGCTGTAATTAAACACACATAA